The following proteins are encoded in a genomic region of Gemmatimonadales bacterium:
- a CDS encoding penicillin-binding transpeptidase domain-containing protein, whose product MPRVPSRLTLIATGFGLAAAAVVVRAAQLQLVQGGEWRARAAAQQTTRVALPSRRGTLYDRNGVALALSLETFAVGFAPRELDDPARATLLLARALDRPPAAVAAAVRSGRVWYEWPGPYPWGRVAPLKNLRGVYLRRRLERFYSRPDLASKIIGRVDVRGRGASGLERAFDSVLAGRAGMAVMLRDHRGRTYPSPSRPVAEPLDGADVVLALDAELQEIAERALQGAVAEAHAAGGDVVILQPETGEILAIASVRRDAESGGGLVGEAFEPGSTAKPFTVAALLRLGKATPHDSVFAEHGTFQLGDRVIHDVHGAAMLTLSDVIRLSSNIGIAKLGARLTAVEQYEALRDFGFGAVTGIELPGETAGRLRSPRGWTAESPASLAMGYELAVTPIQLAAAYAVFANGGILLEPTIVREVRATDGAVRWRHLPRPVRRVVSPDVASQLAHMLRGVVEEGTGRQAALGTYAVAGKTGTARRNIRGRYLEGHHTASFVGLFPAVDPQLVLVVKIDDPEGDYFGGSTAAPVTRTILEAALATPNVTLDRGRLSRRRAPEMGPTQPEAGVAPVVVGWPLDPRAAVSVVGAPRAVPAVAGLPVRAAARALHRSGFRVKIEGWGKAAATTPAAGENAPRGSTVVIHTESARAG is encoded by the coding sequence GTGCCAAGGGTTCCTTCGCGCCTCACGCTGATCGCGACCGGTTTCGGCCTCGCGGCGGCGGCCGTGGTCGTGCGGGCCGCGCAGCTCCAGCTGGTGCAGGGGGGCGAGTGGCGCGCGCGGGCGGCCGCGCAACAGACCACTCGCGTCGCGCTCCCGTCCCGTCGCGGCACGCTCTACGACCGCAACGGCGTGGCGCTCGCCCTTTCCCTGGAGACCTTCGCGGTGGGGTTCGCCCCGCGTGAGCTGGACGACCCGGCCCGCGCCACCCTGCTGCTGGCTCGCGCCCTCGACCGGCCACCGGCCGCGGTCGCTGCCGCGGTGCGCTCCGGCCGGGTGTGGTACGAGTGGCCGGGCCCCTACCCGTGGGGCAGGGTGGCGCCGCTCAAGAACTTGCGCGGCGTCTACCTGCGGCGGCGCCTGGAGCGCTTCTACTCCCGGCCGGACCTCGCCTCGAAGATCATCGGTCGCGTGGACGTGCGGGGGCGCGGCGCCAGCGGCCTGGAGCGCGCCTTCGATTCGGTCCTGGCCGGCCGGGCCGGCATGGCCGTGATGCTGCGCGACCACCGCGGCCGGACCTATCCGTCCCCGTCCCGCCCGGTGGCCGAGCCGTTGGACGGTGCCGACGTGGTGCTGGCGCTCGACGCCGAGCTGCAGGAGATCGCGGAGCGCGCGCTCCAGGGTGCCGTCGCGGAGGCGCATGCGGCCGGCGGCGACGTCGTCATCCTGCAACCCGAGACCGGCGAGATACTGGCGATCGCCAGCGTGCGCCGCGATGCGGAATCGGGCGGCGGCCTGGTCGGCGAGGCGTTCGAGCCGGGCTCCACCGCCAAGCCATTCACCGTGGCGGCGCTGCTCCGCCTCGGCAAGGCGACGCCGCACGACAGCGTCTTCGCGGAGCACGGCACTTTCCAACTCGGCGACCGGGTGATCCACGACGTCCACGGCGCGGCGATGCTCACGCTGTCGGACGTGATCCGGCTCTCCAGCAACATCGGCATCGCCAAGCTCGGCGCGCGCCTCACCGCGGTGGAGCAGTACGAGGCGCTGCGCGACTTCGGCTTCGGCGCGGTGACGGGCATCGAGCTGCCGGGCGAGACCGCGGGACGGTTGCGCTCGCCGCGGGGGTGGACCGCCGAGAGCCCGGCCAGCCTCGCGATGGGTTACGAGCTGGCCGTCACTCCGATCCAGCTCGCGGCGGCCTACGCGGTCTTCGCCAACGGCGGGATCCTCCTCGAGCCGACGATCGTGCGCGAAGTGCGCGCCACGGACGGCGCCGTGCGATGGCGGCACTTGCCACGGCCGGTACGCCGCGTGGTGAGCCCCGACGTCGCCTCTCAGCTCGCGCACATGCTGCGCGGCGTCGTGGAGGAAGGGACGGGGCGGCAGGCGGCGCTCGGCACCTACGCGGTGGCCGGAAAAACGGGCACCGCGCGCCGCAACATCCGCGGCCGCTATCTGGAGGGACATCACACCGCGAGCTTCGTCGGCCTCTTCCCGGCGGTGGACCCGCAGCTGGTGCTGGTCGTGAAGATCGACGACCCTGAGGGCGATTACTTCGGCGGCTCGACGGCGGCGCCGGTGACACGGACGATTCTGGAAGCGGCGCTGGCGACGCCGAACGTCACGCTCGACCGCGGCCGGCTCTCGCGCCGCCGCGCGCCGGAGATGGGCCCGACGCAGCCTGAGGCCGGGGTGGCGCCGGTCGTGGTCGGGTGGCCGCTGGATCCCCGAGCCGCCGTCTCCGTGGTCGGCGCTCCGCGCGCGGTGCCGGCGGTGGCCGGACTGCCGGTCCGGGCCGCGGCCCGGGCGCTGCATCGGAGCGGGTTCCGCGTCAAGATCGAAGGGTGGGGGAAGGC